A part of Podarcis muralis chromosome 13, rPodMur119.hap1.1, whole genome shotgun sequence genomic DNA contains:
- the LOC114582769 gene encoding uncharacterized protein LOC114582769: MGEKSHTCPYCGKGFRRNSHLTRHMATHSGLQRPLGGKRLGQQVQEEDRPFSCSYCGKSFAKSAHLARHQETHSGERPYKCTYCGKAFGRNSHLTRHHSTHTGERPYECGVCGKAFTRSAHVTRHQGTHTGERPFRCTRCGKRFTRSAHLQRHQGIHSGDKPFSCGDCGKGFTRNAHLERHRATHSGEKPFKCASCGKGFGAASHLVRHQRTHKV, encoded by the coding sequence ATGGGGGAGAAATCTCACACGTGCCCCTACTGCGGGAAAGGCTTCCGGCGCAATTCGCACCTGACCCGACACATGGCCACCCATTCCGGGCTCCAGCGCCCCTTGGGCGGGAAGCGCCTCGGGCAGCAGGTGCAGGAAGAGGACCGGCCATTCAGCTGCAGCTACTGTGGGAAAAGCTTTGCCAAGAGCGCCCACCTGGCGCGGCACCAGGAGACCCATTCAGGGGAGAGGCCCTACAAGTGCACCTACTGCGGGAAGGCCTTTGGGCGCAACTCCCACCTCACCCGGCACCACAGCACGCACACCGGGGAGCGCCCGTACGAGTGCGGCGTTTGCGGCAAAGCTTTCACACGCAGCGCCCACGTCACCCGACACCAGGGCACGCACACCGGGGAGAGGCCTTTCCGCTGCACGCGCTGTGGCAAGCGCTTCACCCGCAGCGCACACCTCCAGCGCCACCAAGGCATCCACAGCGGGGACAAGCCCTTCTCCTGCGGCGACTGCGGGAAGGGCTTCACCCGCAACGCCCACCTGGAGCGCCACCGTGCCACACATTCGGGGGAGAAACCTTTCAAGTGTGCCAGCTGCGGGAAAGGGTTTGGGGCGGCCTCCCACCTTGTAAGGCACCAGAGAACCCATAAAGTTTAG